Proteins co-encoded in one Brassica oleracea var. oleracea cultivar TO1000 chromosome C4, BOL, whole genome shotgun sequence genomic window:
- the LOC106337306 gene encoding uncharacterized protein At4g28440-like, with protein sequence MSSAPTASNTTDNSQQRPPRQRNGPPPPRRQGRNPPPQTRARYQQTNQGLQEKKKPVFVKVDQLKPGTSGHTLTVKVVDQNSVPQKAGAASSHLRPVRIAECLVGDETASILFTARNDQVDLMKPGTTVNLRNAKIDMFKGSMRLAVDKWGRIEVTEPADITVKEDNNLSLVEYELVNVE encoded by the exons ATGTCTTCAGCTCCAACGGCATCGAACACGACCGACAACTCTCAGCAAAGACCACCCCGGCAAAGAAACGGACCGCCTCCGCCGCGGCGACAGGGGAGAAACCCGCCGCCTCAGACGCGTGCTCGGTATCAGCAGACGAATCAGGGCTTGCAGGAGAAGAAGAAGCCTGTGTTCGTCAAGGTGGATCAGCTCAAACCTGGCACGAGCGGTCACACCTTGACTGTTAAGGTTGTCGATCAAAATTCAGTTCCTCAGAAGGCAGGCGCTGCTTCTTCTCACCTCCGACCTGTTAGGATCGCTGAGTGTCTTGTCGGAGACGAGACTGCTTCCATCCTCTTCACCGCTCGCAACGATCAAG TGGACTTGATGAAGCCAGGAACTACTGTGAATCTCCGGAATGCGAAGATAGATATGTTCAAGGGATCCATGAGGCTTGCTGTTGACAAATGGGGTCGCATTGAGGTCACTGAACCGGCTGACATAACCGTTAAAGAAGATAACAACTTGTCTCTTGTGGAGTACGAGCTAGTTAATGTCGAGTGA
- the LOC106342743 gene encoding protein FRIGIDA-ESSENTIAL 1, with the protein MSDSDMEIDDDELQVHVQPTVAGESRLLARPIEASNSQNDVKKHSDEQLKIINGNLQPNLSGNSGKNPILEGEKGIILPSLRFPAPGQSFPLVNGPEQTKIINGYLQPNLSGSSGKKLMLEGEKDTVLSRFPAPVQSLPPANGPEQKRPAYPCKFFAQGRCTKGNSCRFLHVNENMNRTSQQQVVNNMAGTSGIQSIEERRPLESKEGVRFPMLSTNGVTSLVNPPAGQRVFPFTNEMRFMPSLENMGRGSLQKCGAVFTENRPVFGNSTSSFPLRSIFVQEHGSFITSNRQTDMGSSGPAWTGSVFSSAPLNQYASPFGNFENRNDKNGSGSLPMEQALSVPSVQDAEVDTTSDKKEVSSNDWEPSELFRPSFTIPPYILPSSDALYDPFTDIENPEDKSPKAQSSTKGKDAQKKSGQQKDGDSASNDKNSSCSQNQFQETVVRKNLEAHGVVEGVATSVVDQNDASATTPSKEISSSAAVENRAVLKRSKPAGHESWHRSDGSSHQKKLKTDEMDGEVRSDAGTKVMRQFRTAVVETIKDMLKPLWREGRLSKDVHNMIVKRATEKIVGAAVQLHQVPTNNESVEKYLSMSSTRIVKLVEGYVEKYGKPQSKPSGIIKSKAS; encoded by the exons ATGTCTGATTCCGATATGGAAATTGACGATGACGAGCTCCAAGTACATGTACAACCCACAGTTGCGGGAGAATCTCGATTGCTTGCTAGACCAATCGAAGCTTCCAATTCCCAGAACG ATGTGAAGAAGCATTCAGATGAGCAATTAAAGATCATAAATGGAAACTTACAACCTAATCTTTCTGGGAATAGTGGGAAGAATCCAATTCTGGAAGGTGAAAAAGGCATAATTTTACCAAG TCTCAGATTTCCTGCTCCGGGACAAAGCTTTCCGTTGGTGAATGGACCAGAACAAACAAAGATCATAAACGGATACTTACAACCTAATCTTTCTGGGAGTAGTGGGAAGAAACTTATGCTGGAAGGTGAAAAAGACACAGTTTTATCAAG GTTTCCTGCTCCGGTGCAAAGCCTTCCGCCGGCGAATGGACCAGAACAAAAACGTCCGGCATATCCCTGCAAGTTTTTTGCTCAAGGGCGGTGTACCAAAGGGAACTCCTGCAGGTTCCTTCATGTGAACGAGAATATGAATCGCACTAGTCAGCAACAGGTGGTGAATAATATGGCTGGAACTAGCGGTATCCAGTCTATTGAAG AAAGAAGACCGTTGGAGAGCAAAGAAGGTGTAAGATTCCCCATGTTAAGCACAAATGGCGTGACATCTTTGGTGAATCCCCCGGCTGGTCAGAGAGTTTTCCCTTTCACGAACGAGATGCGCTTTATGCCTTCATTGGAAAACATGGGAAGAGGGAGTCTGCAAAAGTGTGGTGCTGTTTTCACAGAGAACAGGCCTGTATTTGGTAATAGCACCAGTTCCTTCCCGTTGAGAAGCATCTTTGTTCAAGAACATGGATCTTTTATCACTTCAAATAGACAAACAGACATGGGATCTTCTGGACCAGCGTGGACAGGATCCGTGTTCAGTTCTGCTCCTCTGAATCAGTATGCTTCTCCCTTTGGGAATTTTGAAAACAGGAATGATAAAAATGGATCTGGATCGCTACCAATGGAGCAAGCGTTATCTGTTCCATCCGTTCAAGATGCAGAAGTCGACACGACTAGCGACAAAAAGGAAGTTTCTTCAAATGATTGGGAACCTTCTGAACTTTTTCGACCATCTTTCACAATTCCTCCCTATATACTTCCCTCGTCTGATGCCCTCTATGATCCTTTCACGGATATAGAGAATCCAGAAGACAAATCTCCTAAAGCTCAATCGTCAACTAAAGGGAAAGATGCTCAGAAAAAGTCCGGCCAGCAGAAAGATGGTGATTCTGCTAGTAATGATAAAAACAGTTCATGCAGCCAAAATCAATTCCAAGAAACTGTGGTGAGGAAAAATTTGGAAGCACATGGAGTAGTGGAAGGAGTGGCTACTTCAGTGGTTGATCAAAATGATGCAAGTGCAACAACACCAAGCAAAGAGATATCTTCATCGGCGGCTGTTGAGAATAGAGCTGTCTTGAAAAGAAGCAAACCTGCAGGGCATGAATCTTGGCATAGAAGTGATGGCTCATCACATCAAAAGAAGTTGAAAACAGATGAGATGGATGGGGAAGTAAGGTCGGATGCAGGAACAAAAGTAATGAGACAGTTCAGGACAGCAGTTGTGGAAACCATTAAAGATATGTTGAAACCGTTGTGGCGTGAAGGCCGTCTTAGCAAAGATGTGCATAACATGATAGTTAAAAGAGCTACTGAAAAGATAGTCGGTGCTGCTGTCCAGTTACATCAGGTGCCGACTAACAACGAATCAGTTGAGAAATATCTTAGTATGTCTTCAACCAGAATTGTGAAGCTGGTAGAG GGGTACGTCGAAAAGTATGGTAAACCCCAGTCTAAACCCTCAGGTATCATCAAATCAAAAGCCAGTTAA
- the LOC106342645 gene encoding auxin-repressed 12.5 kDa protein-like, whose protein sequence is MWDETVAGPKPEHGLGRLRNKITAQPIEIKGVGEGSSSKTVPAAGSPGTPTTPGSARKENVWRSVFHPGSNIATRGMGTNLFDKPSHPNSPTVYDWLYSDDTRSKHR, encoded by the exons ATGTGGGATGAAACTGTTGCTGGACCTAAGCCGGAGCATGGCCTTGGCCGTCTCCGCAATAAGATCACCGCTCAACCCATAGAGATCAAAG GTGTAGGAGAAGGGAGCAGCAGTAAGACTGTGCCGGCGGCGGGGAGTCCAGGAACTCCGACGACGCCAGGGTCTGCGCGTAAGGAGAACGTGTGGAGGAGTGTGTTCCATCCAGGAAGTAACATAGCCACCAGAGGAATGGGCACTAACCTCTTTGATAAGCCTTCTCACCCAAACTCTCCCACCGTATACGACTG GCTGTACAGCGACGATACCAGAAGCAAGCACCGTTGA
- the LOC106342644 gene encoding squamosa promoter-binding-like protein 3, producing MCVCVCNILQMSMKGSKAEAKRSLREMSEEEEEDTFEEEEDEEEALEKKQKGKATSSSSSSAGACQVERCTADMSRAKQYHRRHKVCEFHAKAPVVRIYGLHQRFCQQCSRFHELGEFDESKRSCRRRLAGHNERRRKSASEGEGERSQDHIGSQGY from the exons ATGTGTGTGTGTGTGTGTAATATTTTGCAGATGAGTATGAAAGGAAGCAAAGCAGAAGCGAAGAGGAGTTTAAGAGAAATGAGTGAGGAAGAAGAAGAGGATACTTTTGAAGAAGAAGAAGATGAAGAAGAGGCTTTGGAGAAGAAGCAGAAAGGCAAAGCTACAAGTAGCAGCAGCAGTAGTGCTGGAGCTTGTCAGGTCGAGAGATGTACTGCGGATATGAGCAGAGCCAAACAGTATCACAGACGACACAAAGTCTGCGAATTTCATGCCAAAGCTCCTGTTGTTCGGATCTATGGTCTTCACCAACGTTTCTGCCAACAGTGTAGCAG GTTTCACGAGCTTGGTGAGTTTGATGAATCCAAACGGAGTTGTAGGAGACGCTTAGCTGGACACAATGAGAGAAGGCGCAAAAGCGCAAGTGAAGGTGAAGGTGAAAGGTCTCAAGATCATATTGGCTCTCAAGGTTACTGA
- the LOC106338057 gene encoding uncharacterized protein LOC106338057: MGNIWGIFKPNHGASEPQKLPVHDHFLQPTSFIVDCSGCSETKNDAQGYFCFECNFYVARSPLEINHPSHSHPLKLRWCGPPSYSDKRCCLCGETLRLLVYHCSTCNFSLDTACARKHFSCGVCRLEVNWRYGRYSCSICPDYVIHLRCATRDDVWDGIDLDGTLEEEEEIEESFQVGIVCHETIHCSACALPVYFDAFYICSVFDFVLHETCATLPRKLRHELHKHTLTLRPNTTPDEEHGYNLFNCTVCQRLCSGFKEPFIHESHPQHPLFLTSSEPIDCGACNEIASPVLNCVDCGFSLGYDCATLPNKVKHKCDTHFLSVCY; encoded by the exons ATGGGTAACATATGGGGAATTTTTAAGCCGAATCATGGAGCTTCTGAACCACAGAAATTGCCTGTTCACGACCATTTCTTACAACCTACATCGTTTATAGTTGATTGCTCTGGTTGCTCTGAAACTAAGAATGATGCACAAGGGTACTTTTGCTTTGAGTGCAACTTCTATGTCGCCAGGTCTCCCTTAGAGATCAACCACCCTTCTCATTCGCACCCTCTTAAGCTCCGTTGGTGCGGACCACCTAGCTATAGTGATAAACGTTGCTGCTTGTGTGGAGAAACGCTTCGGCTTTTGGTTTACCATTGTTCCACTTGTAACTTTAGTTTAGACACGGCTTGTGCGAGGAAGCAC TTTTCTTGTGGAGTTTGTCGTCTTGAGGTTAACTGGAGGTATGGAAGATACAGCTGCTCGATTTGCCCTGATTATGTCATCCATCTGAGATGTGCAACAAGAGATGATGTGTGGGATGGAATAGATCTTGATGGAACACTCGAAGAAGAAGAGGAGATCGAAGAGTCATTCCAAGT TGGTATTGTTTGTCATGAAACTATCCACTGCAGCGCTTGCGCTCTACCTGTCTATTTCGATGCATTCTACATATGTTCGGTTTTTGATTTTGTTCTTCATGAGACCTGCGCAACTCTTCCCCGGAAGTTAAGGCATGAGCTACACAAGCACACACTTACTCTACGACCAAACACTACTCCAGATGAGGAGCATGGTTATAACTTGTTCAACTGCACTGTGTGTCAGCGGCTCTGCAGTGGATTCAA GGAGCCGTTCATCCATGAAAGTCATCCGCAGCATCCCTTGTTTCTTACCTCATCTGAACCCATTGACTGTGGTGCTTGTAATGAGATTGCATCACCTGTATTGAACTGCGTTGACTGTGGCTTTTCTTTGGGATATGACTGCGCTACTTTGCCTAACAAGGTCAAGCACAAATGTGACACACATTTTCTCTCTGTCTGCTACTAA